Genomic DNA from Fusarium keratoplasticum isolate Fu6.1 chromosome 2, whole genome shotgun sequence:
GCCTCTATAAAAGCTGCTAGGTTACTTTCtagtctaattaattaatttactaagGGAattatagctaaattaaCCCCTATAGCTAAGCTATAACTCTAGCTTATTagccttttcctttttttaataagtaagctagctatagctaaatttaataattaattttagcttaattTAATAGCTACCAAGCTTAATAgctaattttaattaattttaatagcTAAGTTTTTAAaccttttattaaaagtaattataataattcttaccttattattaattaatagcttaagAGATAAAATTACTAAggaattattattataatttatctttAAAGCTAAGGCTAGCTAGGTAGCTtaaatataagctataataagtaatactaattaatataaaagctAAAGGTACCTTAGTTAATTAGGCTTATAAAGAagcttaattattaaaattacttaatagcttaattaataaattagcTAGGAAATAGCGGCTATAATTAACCCTTAGAGCTATAGTAAGACCTTCTTCCTTTATTATAGCAAAAAGCTATAGCAgctataatagctataaggctTCTATAAAAGCTATAGCTAAAGGCCTATAGGCTATCGCTAGCTTAATTTATTAGCTAGCTAGCAAATTGCTACTATAGCTAATCTTCGCAGCTAGCTGGCAGCCTGCTTTCCTTCttgcctttttttttcttatttaattCCTTTAATTCCTTTAATTTAGCTACCTTTAGCAGCTATCTAAGGCTATAAGTAACTTCCTTTTCTAGTTAAATTACTTCTTTTAGGCAGCTTTAAGAGctataattagtatatatatataagagagCCTAGCTATAAGCTTctaagcctagctataacCCTATAAATACCGGATTTAGCTATAAGGCTAATAATAAGAGAGGTAAAATAACTTttaaagaggttaattaataaataaattaattagctaGCTAGGGaaactatatatatagctaagcttCTAAGCTAAGCTTTAATCTTATAAGCTAAGTAGGCTTTAAAGACTAGTAATAAGAGAGGCAAagttatattttttaaagcTTTAAGAGCCCTAGCTAGCTAGGTTAATAATTAGataaattaattagctaGCTAAGgaaaatatatatataaataagcttcTAAGCTAAGCTATAACCTTGCGAGCTAAGTAGGCTTTAAAGGCTAGTAATAGGAGAGGCAAAGCTATATTTTTAAAGCtttaaaaaaagtattaagaGCCTAGCTAGCTAAgttacttaataaattaattaattaattaggctagtaatttatatatatagctaagcttCTAAGCTAAGCTATAAACCTATAAGCtaaatagctataaggctAGTAATAGGGGAGGCAAAGctatatttttaaatatatttttaaagcCTTAAGAAAGACTATTAAAAGCTCTTTTTAATTAGgttacttaataaattaattaattaattaacctagggttttatatatataactaagcctttaagctatattataacttatcTTTTAAGGCCCTTAAGACTAGCTAACTATAAGCTTAGGCTTTAAGGCtatttatagctaagctatgatttttttttaaccccCGTGGGGAGGTTAGTTTTAAGGTAGTTAGAGGCTAGCTAATTAGGCTAATTAGAAAGCTAAGAGGGCCTTAAGCCCTGCTTTTTAGCTATAGCCTCTATAATTAAGGGTAATTAATAGCTATGAGGCGAGGTATAAGTTAGGGCTTAGGCTAGCTAGGGAAACTAtatacttagttatataattaattaattaaaaaaaaatatcttttaCCGCAgttcttagctaattatCTTTTTATCTTAACCTTTAAATTagacttttttttattttacttattaagtagcCTAAGTAGCtaaattagctatatataactatatatttattttccttaattaaataggtttttaatttcttttttagcttatttttttttattatattaaaagctaaTTAAAGCGCGGccttaaatactttataatttatatataagtaataaatataaaatatatactAGCTAGCTAATACTATAAGGTATTTCCTTATAATAGGTTTAAactatataataatataattcttaagcttatttataatatattaaacctTACTAAAGGCtaagataaattatattaagtaatatattataaatacttttagCTAAGTAAGAAATATAAGTAGCTTATAAGTAGTTTTATTAAAAGGGTTTAAAAGGTTTAATTTAAGgatttttcttatatttcttttatttataataatagctattatattactaatattttaaatattataaaaatatatttatattttaaatataatatattttatttatttatttaataagtttatatatattatttatcttagtacttataataataagttatatataaagttatttaatatttttattattaaaaccatttatattatttatatctttatcttaattaactaagataggtataagtaaataattaataagtaaaacCTATTAAGAGACAtttataaaagttatttaaatagtaattatatttaatattatttaaggtaatataagtaattttttaaataaaagctattaatatataataattataagattcttaaataataaattaattagattaggtttatattaataagggattattaatattattttaaataagagttataagttatatttaataatatacttaagagtattaaatataactaagttatattaatagctaaggtagcttTTCTATAAGAGAGTataataaggttattatatatacttataataatagcctAAGACTAATAGTTCTAAGGCTTAGTCTAAGATAGgattaatatttttattacttagtcTAAGGACTAATAGAAATAAAGTTTAGTCCTTTTAGTTTCTTACTTAGTTAGGTTATTTTACTAGGTTTCCCTACCTTACctatattatagctataatatataagtattagtcctcttattataagtaaaaaaaataagttaGCTTAGTTTTgtcttatttaattacttttcATAAGTCCTTaaagcctagttataataagatagatatattatatttagttAGGGAAAATAAATACAtaactatatagctaatttaGCTACTTAGgctacttaataagtaaaagaaaaaggaggTCTAATTTAAAGGTTAGGATAAAAAGATAACTAGCTAAGAACCGCGGCGGAAgatatatcttttaattaattaatcacGTAACCAAGCACGTAATTTCCCCAGCTAGCCCGAGCCCTAACTCAATATAGCActtatagtttatttataattaatatttaatacttttaGATTTTACTCCTAAGGGCAAAATtctattttatattttattttacCCATAGAGGTAAaagtatatattaataagagcTATAAAGGTTATAAAGGAGATACTAGATATTTTACCTATTAGGGTgaaatattttatttattataagaataaaaggtaataattaatactatataAATTTTATACCTAGAGGCTAAACCttagcttaattaaatataGCTACTAACTAAAACCTAGCCCTGAATTCAAGCAGTACAGAGTCAACCATAATATTAGCAGCAATCATTGGAGTAGGCGCCGAAATCTCGCTGGATCGTAGACTTCGAATTGTGACAAGAAACTGCTTGACCATAGGAGCGCACCGAACCCTGTCTCTTTGCCTCTCAGTCTGCAGAAGCTATTGATTATTCGAAACAGATTTCAGGAGTTTTGCAGACGCAAGCTCAATTATAGCTCGAGCCGTTGGGGATTTGCGGATGGGTCCCAGAAGTGCGAAGTCATGGATCAACCCCTCCGCCCTAAGGATTGCTGCATCAACGCCCAGCTGTTGGAGACGATGGCCAAAGGCTACACCTTCTCCAATCAATGGGTCCGCTCCTGACACGAAGATGGTTGTGGGTGGGAACTTGGCAAGAACCTCATCAGGCGCAAACTCCAGAGGCGAAGTCAGAGGAAGCTTCctgtcttcttctctcgGCAGGAATGCTGCAATCATCCATTCCATCGTCTTCTCAGACAAGTACGGCCCGTTCTTGAATGTCTTGTAGGTTTCTGACTTACCTTGGGTGTCCGTGACGGGATAGAGAAGTACGAGTTGGCCAATCTTGGATGGCAGATTTCGACTTTGAGCAAGTTGAGCCATAGCGATAGCCATGTGGCCTGTGCGCAAAGGTTAGACTGGTGACGAACAACATGAGCAATCGAACTCACCACCAACACTATCACCGGCGAGACCGAATCGACCAACTTTGAGGTTGTACTTGGCCCCATTGTGAACAAAATGCTCCAGCACACCATACGTTTGCTCAAACTGAGTAGGGTACTGCGCCTCTGGAGCTGGGGTGTAGTAAGGAAAGACAACCGCAGCACCAGTCTGGCGCACAAAGTCCTCCATCAAAGCTCCATGCACGGTTGGACTGTAGAGTGTTAGCGCACGCAAGAAATGGACGAAGTGTTACAGCGTCGCTGTGGCTGACCTTCCAAGAATCCATCCGCCGCCATGAGTGTAAAAGATGAAGGGGAGGTTTCCTTGAGCATTTGCGGGACGGAAGATGACAGTAACAACATCTTCTCCATTTACTGAAACCTTGACTTCCTCGATCTGGATATCGGAAGCAGTTTTGTAGCTCTGTATGCCTTCCAAGACATCACGAGCTTCCTGGTAAGATTTGGTATAGAGAGGTGGGCCTTTGGCCACTTCGTCGGCAAAGCTTTGGTTTTGGGGATCCAGATAAGGTGCCATGTTGAGGGATGTTACTTCCGTGGTTGCGTATGGGTCGATGAAATGCTGACCGATAATAATTTATGGCGGCAAACATCCGAGAATGCCAGATGGCACACGGCGGTTTCGCTTTCTTATATCCACAAAGGAAAAGTGGAGTTATGCTCCGCCAACCTTCTGACGTGTCCGGCAAGCATCGCTGACGCACGAAGTAAAAATTATCGAGGCTGCACACGCATGTGCTGAGCTCTGTAACCCCGCTCTAAACATTTGGAATTCCCGATAAACTTCGGCCAATGATGCAAGCAACCTGACCTTGAATTAACCGGAAAATCCGTACGCAATTGCCAATGCCAAATACTATTGTAATATAATGACGTATACGTGTTCTCGATGTCTTGGATGGTTGATTGGTAGACCGGCAGTGGAACGATGGAGTAACCTTCTTGTCCGTCGGTGGCCATGAACGCAACCCCGATTAAAGTCTTTTCTTGAGCTCAGCTGAATGGAAGAAGCACGCCAATGTTTCAACTGAGATCCCACATGACGACTGTGGCTGTCAACATGATTGGTCAACATCTGCTATCGACTGAACGGCAGAAGTCCGCTCCTCGATCTACAGCCACATCTACTTTATGGGGAAGATAGGTGTCCACCGAGGAAATGCGGGGACCATGAATCTCGTCGCCACTGATGTCAACATTTTTGTACGGACACGGAACTGAGTTTTGGATGCCCGAGTCCGCTTCGGGGCTTCAATTAGACCTAGCGTATATTGGCCAACCTCGGTATTAGCTAGCAAAATCCTCCATATTGGGTTGTCAGGCATGATTGATACGACATGGAAACAATGAGGCTAGCAATTAGGCCGATCATCGCGTCTACATCAGCTCGAGCTCTGATCTAGGAGGTTTTCTGATGTTACTCGTTATGGGATTGGTGGGTTGAATGATTACATTCCCTAGGCAAATAATTACGTTATAACTGTCCCTCCAGCGTTGCTCAACACTTGAATGTCATTAAAGAGTTCCTTCCACCGAAACAATACTAGCAAGAAACATCACAAGCCAAGCCCCGGTTATGCGTCATTTTCGTCCTCTATGCCCTCGCGGAGGAACTTAACCTGCTTCTTGATTTCGACCCAGAGCTCCAGTTGTTCCAGGTCGCCTTTATCCAAGACTGTGGTAGAGCCAAAATCATCGCCCACCAACACCCAAGCCTCTGCGGAGGTTCCGACTGTTGGCCTGGCCTTTGACCGCCGGGCGATGGCTAGCAGCGTGGCCACAAACGCCTCTTGGATGTAGGCAAAGCTGAACTTGTCCGTGATCTCAGCGATGGCCCTGCACAGCTTGTCCGGGAACTCGATGTCCTTGTTGGGtttgagcttctcctgcCAGAAGCGGCAATATGCCTCTCGCTGGTCAATGTTTGGGTCGGGGAAGTAATACTTTCGGTCGAACCGAGATGGGCGTTTCTACACTGTCAGCGGTGGGTTATTTCCGCACACAGACGAATACTTACCGAGATTCCGGGGTCTAAGAGTTCCAAATGGTTGGTGCTGGCGATGATGAAAATTCCATCGTTCTCCTTGAGGCCGTCAACCTCGTTCAAGAAGTAGCTCCTCACGGTCGGTGTTACGAGTGAATCAATGTCTTCAAACACCAAGTAGCAGGGCGCAAACTCCCTAGCTTTCTCAAAGATGATGTGAAGAGAATACTCGGGGCCCATCCACGACTCTAGGCTGCGAACGTAGACGGTGGGAATGGTAGGGGTTCTATCAGCCAGCATATGCATTATAGCCTTGATACTGATAGTCTTTCCGTTCCCAGGGGGGCCATGGTAGATGATTCCTCGCTTCCATGGCACACCAAGACCTGCGTACGTCTGCCTCGACTCGAAGAAGGAGATGTGGTCGTTGATGAGCGACTTCTTCATGTCCTCGTCTAGGATGACAGCGTCCCATGTTGATTTCTGCGCACTCTCCCACAGCTCGCGATCTTTCTCAAAAAGGCCCTGGTCAAAAACCCACACTTGGTTGTGCAGGTCGCTTCCCCATGACCCGACGGCAAGTACAAGTTGATCAGCTTTGTAGGCATTGGCCGTAAGAATGTAGTAGTTCTTCACCTCCGGGTAGGGCTCCGACCCATCCCGGCCGTCGACTAGGTAGATGATGAattcctctccctcccactGGTAGAGGAATTTGCCGAAGATGACCGTCTCGCCTAGGTATCCCTTGTTACCATCCATGCGACGAGCGGGCGGCAAGTAAAGCGTCCATTCAACCGACGACGGCAGGTCTCCCTTGTCTTGGATAGGAGTGAAAGTGGCGTATCCGGCGCCAGCAAAAGCCATCAGATTGCACTGGCTGCCCTCGTCGCTGTACTCTGGGACCacaacaaggtcaagctcaGGGTACTGCTTCTTGAGAGCCGAGGTGAAGACTAAATCGGTATTGATTCGCTTGCCATTGGAGTGCTTGAAGTAGGAGCTGGTTGCGCCGTCGCCATATTCGTTGGGTTGAATAGATCTAAAGGGTAGTGCTTGGGAAGGAATAGGCTTCGAGATGGTTGGTCCAGGGTGTCTGTGGCACAGAGAAGGATGCCTATGGTTGATAGTCCCATGAAATTTGGGAGTTGCGGGGGTCATCGTTGGGGTCTGGGAAAGACGTTGGCGGGTTGAGCAGTCTGGAAGCGTTGATGTTCGGCGGCTGCCCCTCTCGCTACTGCAGGTCTTCAGTAGGTATGCGCAATATTTGTTTGTGAAATTGTTGCAACCGTGTTCTTATGGTTGAGCT
This window encodes:
- a CDS encoding hypothetical protein (Related to lipase), with protein sequence MAPYLDPQNQSFADEVAKGPPLYTKSYQEARDVLEGIQSYKTASDIQIEEVKVSVNGEDVVTVIFRPANAQGNLPFIFYTHGGGWILGSPTVHGALMEDFVRQTGAAVVFPYYTPAPEAQYPTQFEQTYGVLEHFVHNGAKYNLKVGRFGLAGDSVGGHMAIAMAQLAQSRNLPSKIGQLVLLYPVTDTQGKSETYKTFKNGPYLSEKTMEWMIAAFLPREEDRKLPLTSPLEFAPDEVLAKFPPTTIFVSGADPLIGEGVAFGHRLQQLGVDAAILRAEGLIHDFALLGPIRKSPTARAIIELASAKLLKSVSNNQ